The DNA region GAAACTTTTGCACTTAGACAGAGCCAAGGGGAAGAGGTAACAGATGAGAaactctcctcctcctcctcctcctcccaaTTCAGAAATCCCTCCTTTTCCATGTTCTTTCCCCGTCCGGCCGGCCCGACCTATCCGTTTAAATTACCTTGATCTGTGCTTGATACCGCGCTTTGCCTTCTTCCTAGCGTGATCCGACTGCTTACCGAAAGCCCCGCAGAACCCGCAAGCCGATACCTTCGGGGACGGCGGCTCGATGGCAGGGGAGACCCGCCCTATCCTGTACCGTCCTCCCCCGGTGGACCGGTTCCTCTCCATAGCGGCCATCTCGATAGGGGGAGGAGGACTGCGGGCGGTCCTCGACAGCTTCTCGGGATCGCAGGATGGTTCTTGCCTGCCGTCGGGATCTTTCGGCTTGTTGGCCTCATCGCCGGCATCGTTGTTCACTTGGTTGAGCTCCCCCGAGAGGAACCTGTCCTCCCACACAAGGCCTGAGGAGCCCTGCCTCCTGAAAGACACTGCAGATCTCTGCAACCCCGCCATTGCTGCACTTCTGAatcttcactctctctctggATCTTTCCTTTTAGGTGAGGTGAGGAATTGCTGGCTGCTCTTCTGATGAGATGAAGCTTTTAGACTTTCTTTATAAAACAAATAtggatagagagagagagagaggacttGGGGTAGGAAGAGGAGAGAATAACTGAAAGAGGgtgggggagggggggggtGATCTGATAGAAATGGTCAATACAAAGAGGGCAGTTAAGTCAAAGTTCTGGctcatttttctctctttcaatttaatttgattgtcTTCTTGTTTATGTGAATTAATTTATGGTGTCAATATTATAGAAATGATCATTGGAAGTTAATAACAAGAAAAACATTGTGACTTCACATCTTTATGTTCGGTTATGCAATATTCCCATATCCGGCTCTCCTGAAAAATGAGCTTTCGGGTATATATGCTTGTACTCATTGTCCGGATCGAGGGATAAAGAGGAAGCGATCTCGTAAAATACAGActcataaaataagaaaagaaaagaagaacgaATATTTTGAGTTTATGTAGTTAACAAAGGAAAGATATaagggcttgtttggtttcatgaaatgattttaaaatcatgattttgattttaactctaccaactaaataacaaaaacacacgtttcctaagtcaaatttataatactatcccatttgtctttttccacgataaaaattaaaattactttaactctgaaaccaaacgcccccTAAAACTCTGAAATTTGGGgtcgtttggattcagagttaaagttactttgattttgattttaattttgattgtggaaaatgacaaatgagatgtgattataaatttgacttgggaaacgtgtgtttttgttgtgtagtgtgttgtgttaaagttaaatttaaaatttttgaattgaaaaatgtgtatttttgttgtgtagtgtattgagttaaagttaaagttaaagttaaaatcaacgaactctgaatccaaacggggcaaaCTCTAAGGTAAGTTTTATCCAACGTGAGTAATAATAACAGAgaggggattttttttttaatcatgaaACGAATAGATAGATAATTTTCTCCGAGAAAAAAGGGATGGATGAGTACAGTAGGCGATTCTACAATAGCACAACTTTTGGATTATTGTGGTACATAAATCTGCTCCTTCAGATTTATTgaattaaatttccatttttcagttttgtcaaacataaaatgaaaagaaaaacatagtTTTAGCTCCTTAAAAGCTTATTGGCCACTCAACGTGCCTGGCCACCACCACCAACTACGTGGCTGCCTATGACACGTTAATGTATTTGTTTCGCCTTAATTTTAAGGGTTGAATGAAATAagtacttattcagttaaaaTTCTGTTTGGTGAAATAAGTgttgaaatatttatattattagatATCGTAATTACATaccataatattttttttctataaatttttgtttgaactaattttatattattattttaaaaataaaaaagaaagaaagaggaagatCGAGATCTAGAGAAGGAGTAGAGGAAGATGGTGGTGGTCGCTGACAGCCTCGCCCTAGGCGGTGGTGATAGGGATCGGCCACCCCCATCCCTTCCTGTGAATCCCAATCCTCATCACCCCCACCATCTTCCCTTTCTATTATTCTCCTTGGGTAGCAAAACTTCAAGGAAAAATATACCGGGGACATTTCTGTCCTTTCGAGTTTCAAGTAAATATAATCTAATTCTTTCCAAACTCGGCTCTAAGTAGGACCATCACCCTGTTAGCGTACCATCATCAAAAGGCATAGTATAGTCCATAGAGGGTGATGTCCCCTAAATCCAAGCGAAGAGCACATTTCTGGCAATTTTTTTGACACGAATTCATAGAGGAGATTCGAACCATGGATCTTGGGGTTACCAAATCATATAGGGATAAGTTTGTTAACCGTAAATCATCACCTTTGGTGGTAAATAGTATCATCATTTGATAGTGTTATAACACTTCCTATTTTGTAAATAGCGGCTGTTATAGTGTTATTTTGTGAAATCGAAGGAGGTGGCAGTGGGACTTAATCAATTCAAaatcattgaattttttttaactgtcTTATTATTTGTAACAATATCTCCACGGGTATCTTCCATATCACAAATCGCCAAGAGAACTATGTCATGCTATgcctaatttttttaataaaaaaggtaGAAAGTCCAAACAAAAACTTAAGAAAACATGGAAGAAGGTTTTTACCACGAAAACCCCTTCTTCGCtgcatcaaaattgtttccCGAAAACTGGTATTTCCGGTCATTTGACATTTCAAAAACCCGGGaatattatgagaaaattttgagtgaTACAGGTTCAGTTGAG from Punica granatum isolate Tunisia-2019 chromosome 3, ASM765513v2, whole genome shotgun sequence includes:
- the LOC116200060 gene encoding uncharacterized protein At1g15400-like: MAGLQRSAVSFRRQGSSGLVWEDRFLSGELNQVNNDAGDEANKPKDPDGRQEPSCDPEKLSRTARSPPPPIEMAAMERNRSTGGGRYRIGRVSPAIEPPSPKVSACGFCGAFGKQSDHARKKAKRGIKHRSR